Proteins encoded together in one Catellatospora citrea window:
- a CDS encoding transglycosylase domain-containing protein, with translation MTTPPAPGSTGASAPSDGPGTPPGASAHPNQTGPGGVRAGHGRSGGHGPTPVGPAPLRPVAGRATVPSASGRASVGTAPGRVPAGRAGVGVGRPVTGNAPRTAVLPNGRGTDDRPGGPTGDKGTGRKGRLGRWRWRSIVLAATAVVVMLAGGGLIGVAYLYDSVPEPADFSPNENTFVYSADGVQIAKLGGENREIVSMSRLSDEVKVALIAGEDKNFFNHHGIDLWGVARAAWNNITGGETQGASTITQQYARNAAKDLEVTYARKLREAVMARRLEEEHSKDEILGFYVNTVWFGRGSSGVGAAAKAYFGKAADQLTVEQAAVLGAVLKQPEPNEYDGTKGFDPHLNPDAARIRWNYVLDNMVEMGKLDRQKRASMVYPDKTLRKYSAKSGETGVQGTGTGFVITKYVEREMAAWGITDWRNKGYRITTTINSKAQKALEAQLFRTFEWKETCHGKGDEKECTNDVVKAVDHKVDGVYTKIKGYPKNVIAAGVAIDPRNGRVLAYYGGADGTGIDYAGKINEGTIWEDGGHPPASSFKVYTLAAAIDAGISLKSTWDPTPIVATGKKKNCDKYKLCPYEVENAGRDAGSLKCKRKCTLQDVTRLSLNVPFFKIAKKIEPKNVVAMAHAAGINTMWAVSDGKARDLTKPETDTSRASFDYQVGFGQYPITVLDHATGMATFANHGIYNKPHVVIKVEKKDERTGKYQLVPNTGEVSKAERRIRQEVADEVTGMLKQLPKSYYRALAGGRQAAAKTGTWESKVQDKAHSNVWTVGYTPQIAAAIWVGNVKNASDPIYRPKALGGGNITSVGLPAEIWQGFMNQAHADMKLPLEPLANGTNGKLGEVEGVGDGVEPSKKPKPTGCNPMPICLAASPGAPGNAAVVPSPSVGGPGPGHGPGPGPGHTPPDPQPSATDD, from the coding sequence ATGACCACGCCCCCGGCACCCGGCTCGACCGGCGCCTCGGCGCCATCCGACGGCCCAGGAACACCTCCGGGCGCCAGCGCCCACCCGAACCAGACCGGCCCCGGCGGCGTCCGGGCCGGTCACGGCCGGAGCGGCGGCCACGGCCCGACGCCGGTCGGCCCCGCCCCGCTGCGCCCCGTCGCCGGACGCGCCACCGTGCCGTCCGCCTCGGGCCGCGCGAGCGTCGGCACCGCCCCCGGCCGGGTGCCCGCGGGACGCGCCGGCGTCGGCGTCGGCCGCCCCGTCACGGGCAACGCTCCCCGCACAGCCGTGCTGCCCAACGGACGCGGGACGGACGACCGGCCGGGCGGTCCCACCGGGGACAAGGGCACCGGCCGCAAGGGCAGGCTCGGCCGGTGGAGGTGGCGCAGCATCGTGCTCGCCGCGACCGCGGTCGTCGTCATGCTCGCCGGCGGCGGCCTGATCGGGGTCGCCTACCTCTACGACTCGGTGCCCGAGCCCGCGGACTTCAGCCCGAACGAGAACACCTTCGTCTACTCGGCCGACGGCGTGCAGATCGCCAAGCTCGGCGGCGAGAACCGCGAGATCGTCTCGATGTCCAGGCTGTCCGACGAGGTGAAGGTGGCTCTCATCGCGGGCGAGGACAAGAACTTCTTCAACCACCACGGCATCGACCTGTGGGGTGTCGCCCGCGCCGCCTGGAACAACATCACCGGCGGCGAGACGCAGGGCGCGTCCACCATCACCCAGCAGTACGCCCGCAACGCGGCCAAGGACCTCGAGGTCACCTATGCCCGCAAGCTGCGCGAGGCGGTGATGGCGCGGCGGCTCGAGGAGGAGCACTCCAAGGACGAGATCCTCGGCTTCTACGTCAACACGGTGTGGTTCGGCCGCGGCTCCAGCGGCGTCGGCGCAGCGGCGAAGGCCTACTTCGGCAAGGCCGCCGACCAGCTGACGGTCGAGCAGGCGGCGGTGCTCGGCGCGGTGCTCAAGCAGCCCGAACCCAACGAGTACGACGGCACCAAGGGCTTCGACCCGCACCTGAACCCCGACGCCGCCCGGATCCGCTGGAACTACGTGCTCGACAACATGGTGGAGATGGGCAAGCTCGACCGGCAGAAGCGCGCGAGCATGGTGTATCCGGACAAGACGCTGCGCAAGTACTCCGCCAAGTCCGGCGAGACGGGCGTCCAGGGCACCGGCACCGGCTTCGTGATCACGAAGTACGTCGAGCGGGAGATGGCGGCGTGGGGCATCACGGACTGGCGCAACAAGGGTTACCGGATCACCACGACGATCAACTCCAAGGCTCAGAAGGCGCTGGAGGCGCAGCTCTTCCGCACGTTCGAGTGGAAGGAGACCTGCCACGGCAAGGGCGACGAGAAGGAGTGCACCAATGACGTCGTCAAGGCGGTCGACCACAAGGTCGACGGCGTGTACACGAAGATCAAGGGCTATCCGAAGAACGTGATCGCGGCCGGCGTCGCCATCGACCCGAGGAACGGCCGGGTGCTGGCCTACTACGGCGGCGCCGACGGCACCGGCATCGACTACGCCGGAAAGATCAACGAGGGCACGATCTGGGAGGACGGCGGCCACCCGCCCGCGTCCTCGTTCAAGGTCTACACCCTCGCCGCCGCGATCGACGCGGGCATCTCGCTCAAGTCCACCTGGGACCCGACCCCCATCGTCGCCACCGGCAAGAAGAAGAACTGCGACAAGTACAAGCTCTGCCCGTACGAGGTGGAGAACGCCGGCCGCGACGCGGGCAGCCTCAAGTGCAAGCGCAAGTGCACGCTGCAGGACGTCACCCGGCTCTCGCTGAACGTGCCGTTCTTCAAGATCGCGAAGAAGATCGAGCCGAAGAACGTCGTCGCCATGGCACACGCCGCCGGCATCAACACCATGTGGGCCGTCAGCGACGGCAAGGCACGCGACCTCACCAAACCCGAGACCGACACCAGCCGCGCGTCCTTCGACTACCAGGTCGGCTTCGGGCAGTACCCCATCACCGTGCTCGACCACGCCACGGGCATGGCGACCTTCGCCAACCACGGCATCTACAACAAGCCGCACGTCGTGATCAAGGTCGAGAAGAAGGACGAGCGCACCGGCAAGTACCAGCTCGTGCCGAACACCGGCGAGGTCAGCAAAGCCGAGCGGCGCATCCGGCAGGAGGTCGCCGACGAGGTCACCGGCATGCTCAAGCAGCTGCCCAAGAGCTACTACCGCGCGCTCGCGGGCGGCCGCCAGGCCGCCGCGAAGACCGGCACCTGGGAGAGCAAGGTCCAGGACAAGGCCCACTCCAACGTATGGACCGTCGGCTACACGCCGCAGATCGCCGCCGCCATCTGGGTCGGCAACGTCAAGAACGCCTCGGACCCGATCTACCGGCCCAAGGCGCTCGGCGGCGGCAACATCACCAGCGTCGGCCTGCCTGCCGAGATCTGGCAGGGGTTCATGAACCAGGCGCACGCCGACATGAAGCTCCCCCTGGAGCCCCTGGCCAACGGCACCAACGGCAAGCTCGGCGAGGTCGAGGGCGTGGGCGACGGCGTCGAACCGTCGAAGAAGCCCAAGCCTACCGGCTGCAACCCCATGCCGATCTGCCTGGCGGCCAGCCCAGGCGCGCCCGGCAACGCCGCCGTGGTGCCGTCGCCCTCCGTCGGCGGACCCGGACCAGGGCATGGACCAGGGCCAGGGCCAGGGCACACGCCACCGGACCCGCAGCCGTCCGCCACCGACGACTGA
- a CDS encoding aldo/keto reductase produces the protein MQSRLIDPAGPAIPALGLGCMGMSTNYGPADQDESLATLHRALELGVVHFDTSASYGDGRNEELLARFLPGNRDRVFLATKFAIRRDGGVHRVDSSPAWARESCENSLRRLGVDVVDLFYLHRRNPEVPIEDTVAAMADLVTQGKVRHLGLSEVGAETIRRAHAVHPISALQIEYSLFSRDIEDEVLPVCRELGIRIVAYSPVGRGLLTGTIRSTAGLDDSDNRLNHPRFAAGNLDHNLALVDRIRDIAGAAGCTPAQVAIAWVLAQGDDVHAIPGTTRRTHLAENVGAADVVLTAEQLAALSGLGSAAGARLSAFAQAMVGH, from the coding sequence ATGCAGAGCAGACTGATTGATCCCGCCGGGCCGGCCATCCCGGCGCTCGGCCTGGGGTGTATGGGCATGAGCACCAACTACGGCCCGGCCGACCAGGACGAGTCGCTGGCCACCCTGCACCGCGCGCTGGAGCTGGGCGTGGTGCACTTCGACACGTCGGCGTCCTATGGCGACGGCCGCAACGAGGAGCTGCTGGCGCGGTTCCTGCCCGGCAACCGCGACCGGGTCTTCCTGGCCACCAAGTTCGCCATCCGCCGCGACGGCGGCGTGCACCGGGTCGACTCCAGCCCCGCCTGGGCCCGGGAGTCCTGCGAGAACTCGCTGCGCCGTCTCGGCGTCGACGTGGTCGACCTGTTCTACCTGCACCGGCGTAACCCCGAGGTGCCGATCGAGGACACCGTCGCGGCGATGGCCGACCTGGTCACGCAGGGCAAGGTGCGGCATCTGGGCCTGTCGGAGGTCGGCGCGGAGACGATCCGGCGGGCGCACGCGGTGCACCCGATCAGCGCCCTGCAGATCGAGTACTCACTGTTCAGCCGGGACATCGAGGACGAGGTGCTGCCGGTGTGCCGGGAGCTGGGCATCCGGATCGTGGCGTATTCGCCGGTCGGTCGCGGCCTGCTCACCGGCACGATCCGGTCCACGGCGGGTCTCGACGACAGCGACAACCGCCTGAACCACCCGCGGTTCGCCGCCGGCAACCTCGATCACAACCTGGCGCTGGTCGACCGGATCCGCGACATCGCCGGTGCGGCCGGGTGCACCCCGGCCCAGGTGGCCATCGCCTGGGTGCTGGCGCAGGGCGACGACGTGCACGCCATCCCGGGCACGACCCGCCGCACGCATCTGGCCGAGAACGTCGGGGCCGCCGACGTCGTGCTCACCGCGGAGCAGCTCGCGGCGCTGAGCGGGCTCGGCTCCGCGGCGGGGGCCCGGCTGTCGGCGTTCGCGCAGGCGATGGTCGGCCACTAG
- a CDS encoding MerR family transcriptional regulator gives MEEGLSVGEVAAKTGLTAYTLRWYEQVGLLDPIPRDHAGRRRYRLRDVERLDLLTKMRATGMPVREMLRYIELVRAGTHNRRERLELLEQHRTTVLRQISELERDLAVIDRKITRYRGFLDAEQTD, from the coding sequence ATGGAGGAAGGGCTGTCGGTAGGCGAGGTAGCGGCCAAGACGGGGCTGACGGCGTACACCCTGCGCTGGTACGAGCAGGTCGGGCTGCTGGACCCGATCCCGCGTGACCACGCGGGGCGGCGTCGCTACCGGCTGCGCGACGTCGAGCGGCTCGACCTGCTGACCAAGATGCGTGCCACCGGCATGCCGGTGCGGGAGATGCTCCGCTACATCGAGCTGGTGCGCGCTGGCACGCACAACCGCAGGGAGCGGCTGGAGCTGCTGGAACAGCACCGTACGACGGTGCTGCGCCAGATCAGCGAGCTGGAGCGCGACCTGGCGGTCATCGACCGGAAGATCACCAGATATCGGGGGTTCCTGGATGCAGAGCAGACTGATTGA
- a CDS encoding DUF4304 domain-containing protein, with amino-acid sequence MEITNGVPGCEACPGTVPCRLVNALLRRFVELIEADLAAVGFARRGPVFRYFDPEGNGIVLDIQRTTALWGEVEFFINVGVLLAPHLRYYFGEDDPRRDAMPHHGVWRHRLMATGDTAALPDHKFSLSMEADVERAATIVRAWLAQNMPRMKSWLGDFDAMLAAVEEDRQRSARARAEQLASGRWKAGRWPDGTWNDGIIRAYAHAERGDVDAVAAETAGWHDSGPDSPAAGALAIANQRLAERQE; translated from the coding sequence GTGGAGATCACCAACGGAGTGCCCGGATGTGAGGCCTGTCCTGGGACGGTACCGTGCCGCCTCGTGAACGCCTTGCTACGACGGTTCGTCGAACTCATCGAAGCCGACCTGGCAGCCGTCGGCTTTGCCCGCCGTGGGCCGGTCTTCCGGTACTTCGACCCCGAGGGCAACGGCATCGTCCTCGACATCCAGCGCACCACCGCGCTGTGGGGAGAGGTCGAGTTCTTCATCAACGTCGGGGTGCTGCTCGCCCCGCACCTCCGGTACTACTTCGGAGAGGACGATCCGCGCCGTGATGCCATGCCGCACCACGGCGTCTGGCGCCATCGTCTGATGGCGACCGGCGACACCGCGGCGCTGCCCGACCACAAGTTCTCGTTGTCCATGGAAGCCGACGTAGAACGCGCCGCCACCATCGTGCGGGCCTGGCTGGCGCAGAACATGCCCCGAATGAAGAGCTGGCTGGGTGACTTCGACGCGATGCTCGCCGCGGTCGAGGAGGACCGCCAACGATCCGCCCGGGCCCGCGCCGAGCAACTCGCCTCCGGGCGATGGAAGGCCGGCCGCTGGCCGGACGGAACGTGGAACGACGGCATCATCCGCGCCTATGCACACGCTGAACGCGGCGACGTGGACGCGGTCGCGGCCGAGACTGCGGGCTGGCACGACAGCGGCCCCGACTCGCCGGCCGCCGGCGCCCTGGCAATCGCCAACCAGCGCCTCGCCGAACGGCAGGAATGA
- a CDS encoding alpha/beta hydrolase, producing the protein MDNAIDHAPLHHDGDSGIGVVVCHGFTGSPHSMRPWARHLAEQGWSVRLPLLPGHGTSWRDANRTTWQDWYTEVERAVTDLRKHCTSVYAVGLSMGGTLALRLAQQHPDLAGVVLVNPAVTMLRWDAKLLPVLGMVLPSVPAIGNDIAKPGVDEGAYPRTPVRAAASLRRFQAVVRADLPKVAQPVLLYHSANDHVVEPVNSEIVLKNITSADVQEVVLQDSYHVATLDHDAPRIFDGSVDFIRRLSS; encoded by the coding sequence ATGGACAACGCCATCGACCACGCTCCCCTGCATCATGACGGCGACAGCGGCATCGGGGTCGTGGTCTGCCACGGTTTCACCGGGTCGCCGCACAGCATGCGGCCCTGGGCCCGCCACCTGGCCGAGCAGGGCTGGTCGGTCCGGCTGCCGCTGCTGCCCGGCCACGGCACGAGCTGGCGCGACGCCAACCGCACCACCTGGCAGGACTGGTACACCGAGGTCGAGCGCGCGGTCACCGACCTGCGCAAGCACTGCACCTCGGTGTACGCCGTCGGTCTGTCGATGGGCGGCACCCTCGCGCTGCGGCTCGCCCAGCAGCACCCCGATCTGGCCGGGGTGGTCCTGGTCAACCCGGCCGTCACGATGCTGCGCTGGGACGCGAAGCTGCTGCCCGTGCTCGGCATGGTCCTGCCGTCGGTGCCCGCGATCGGCAACGACATCGCCAAGCCCGGCGTCGACGAGGGTGCCTACCCGCGCACGCCGGTGCGGGCCGCGGCGTCGCTGCGCCGCTTCCAGGCGGTCGTCCGGGCCGACCTGCCCAAGGTCGCCCAGCCGGTGCTGCTGTACCACTCCGCCAACGACCACGTCGTGGAGCCGGTCAACAGCGAGATCGTGCTGAAGAACATCACGTCGGCCGACGTGCAGGAGGTCGTGCTGCAGGACAGCTACCACGTGGCGACGCTGGACCACGACGCGCCGCGGATCTTCGACGGCAGCGTGGACTTCATCCGGCGCCTGAGCAGCTGA
- the mmsB gene encoding multiple monosaccharide ABC transporter permease yields the protein MTSVGPTTGPATAVPAATASDLAASQAPDRFGGRLFSANLRQNGIYIAFALIIALFAFLTDGDLLAPQNISNLVVQNSYILILAIGMILIIIAGHIDLSAGSVVAVTGAISAVLMVNNDVPWPLAILITLICGGLIGAWQGYWVAYFGIPAFIVTLAGMLVFRALTLAVLGNQGIGPFPDEVRTIANGFMPTYLGNIGLGPLDGADLFTLLLGVAFVAGIVITQWRARAGRVRYGQSVEPTALFVTKLAVAAIVVMTVIVQLARFKNLPWVLVLLAALVLAYSLLTDRVVFGRHIYAIGGNLNAATLSGIKVKSVTFWLFVNMGVLASIAGIVFAGRLNQAGPTAGNSFELDAIAAAFIGGAAVQGGVGRVVGAITGGLIMGVINNGMSLMSAPSERVMLFKGLVLLAAVAFDVFAKRRAGTAR from the coding sequence ATGACCAGTGTCGGCCCCACGACCGGCCCGGCCACCGCAGTGCCGGCGGCGACCGCGAGCGACCTCGCGGCGTCCCAGGCACCGGACCGATTCGGCGGTCGGCTCTTCTCGGCCAACCTGCGCCAGAACGGCATCTACATCGCTTTCGCGCTGATCATCGCGCTGTTCGCGTTCCTCACCGACGGAGACCTGCTCGCGCCGCAGAACATCTCCAACCTCGTGGTGCAGAACTCCTACATCCTGATCCTCGCCATCGGCATGATCCTGATCATCATCGCCGGGCACATCGACCTGTCCGCCGGTTCGGTCGTCGCCGTCACCGGCGCGATCTCCGCCGTACTCATGGTCAACAATGACGTGCCCTGGCCGCTGGCCATCCTGATCACCCTGATCTGCGGCGGCCTGATCGGCGCCTGGCAGGGCTACTGGGTCGCGTACTTCGGCATCCCCGCGTTCATCGTGACCCTGGCCGGCATGCTGGTGTTCCGGGCGCTGACCCTCGCCGTGCTGGGCAACCAGGGCATCGGCCCGTTCCCCGACGAGGTCCGCACCATCGCCAACGGCTTCATGCCGACCTACCTGGGCAACATCGGCCTCGGGCCGCTCGACGGCGCCGACCTGTTCACCCTGCTGCTCGGCGTCGCGTTCGTCGCCGGCATCGTGATCACGCAGTGGCGCGCCCGTGCCGGCCGCGTGCGCTACGGCCAGAGCGTCGAACCGACCGCGCTGTTCGTCACCAAGCTCGCCGTCGCCGCCATCGTCGTGATGACCGTCATCGTGCAGCTCGCCCGGTTCAAGAACCTGCCGTGGGTGCTGGTGCTGCTGGCCGCGCTGGTCCTGGCGTACTCCCTGCTCACCGACCGGGTCGTGTTCGGCCGCCACATCTACGCCATCGGCGGCAACCTCAACGCGGCCACCCTGTCCGGCATCAAGGTCAAGTCGGTCACGTTCTGGCTGTTCGTCAACATGGGCGTGCTCGCGTCGATCGCGGGCATCGTCTTCGCCGGGCGGCTCAACCAGGCGGGGCCGACCGCCGGAAACAGCTTCGAACTCGACGCCATCGCCGCCGCGTTCATCGGCGGCGCGGCCGTGCAGGGCGGTGTCGGCCGGGTGGTCGGCGCGATCACCGGCGGGCTCATCATGGGCGTCATCAACAACGGCATGTCCCTGATGAGCGCGCCGAGCGAGCGGGTGATGCTCTTCAAGGGCCTGGTGCTGCTGGCCGCCGTCGCGTTCGACGTCTTCGCCAAACGCCGCGCCGGCACCGCCCGCTGA
- the mmsA gene encoding multiple monosaccharide ABC transporter ATP-binding protein, producing the protein MTDVILQMRHITKTFPGVTALNDVNLTVRRGEIHAICGENGAGKSTLMKVLSGVHPHGDYSGEITLDGEPCRFSGIRDSERLGIVIIHQELALCPNLSIAENIFLGNERAPGGVVNWNRTNADAAELMRRVGLHENPTTPAMDLGVGKQQLVEIAKALSKRVRLLILDEPTAALNDEDSGHLLDLLRGLRDQGITCVIISHKLNEIRAIADTTTILRDGRTIETLDMAADVTEDRIIAGMVGRDLEHRFPEHEPSIGEEVLRIEDWTVHSPTQHGRVVVSGANLSLRRGEIVGLAGLMGAGRTELAMSVFGRSYGIGISGRIFKDGREIRLRTVGDAIRHGIAYATEDRKRYGLNLIEDIKRNVSAAGLNKLATRGWIHDNEEYRVADGYRLGMNIKAPNVSAVTGKLSGGNQQKVVLSKWLFTDADVLILDEPTRGIDVGAKYEIYSIINHMADQGKAVLVISSELPELIGVCDRIYAMSAGRITGQVTRKQATPERLMQFMTKVKEQ; encoded by the coding sequence TTGACCGACGTGATCCTGCAGATGCGTCACATCACCAAGACGTTCCCGGGCGTCACCGCCCTCAACGACGTCAACCTCACGGTCCGCCGCGGCGAGATCCATGCGATCTGCGGCGAGAACGGCGCCGGCAAGTCCACCCTGATGAAGGTCCTGTCGGGCGTACACCCGCACGGCGACTACAGCGGTGAGATCACCCTGGACGGCGAGCCGTGCCGGTTCTCCGGCATCCGCGACAGCGAACGCCTCGGGATCGTGATCATCCACCAGGAGCTGGCGCTGTGCCCGAACCTGTCGATCGCGGAGAACATCTTCCTCGGCAACGAGCGCGCCCCGGGCGGCGTCGTCAACTGGAACCGCACCAACGCGGATGCCGCCGAACTGATGCGTCGCGTGGGGTTGCACGAGAACCCGACCACGCCCGCGATGGACCTCGGCGTCGGCAAGCAGCAGCTGGTCGAGATCGCCAAGGCGCTGTCGAAGAGGGTGCGCCTGCTCATCCTCGACGAGCCGACCGCGGCGCTCAACGACGAGGACTCCGGGCACCTGCTCGACCTGCTCCGCGGCCTGCGCGACCAGGGCATCACCTGCGTCATCATCTCGCACAAGCTCAACGAGATCCGGGCGATCGCCGACACGACCACGATCCTGCGCGACGGCCGGACCATCGAGACCCTCGACATGGCCGCCGACGTCACCGAGGACCGCATCATCGCCGGCATGGTCGGTCGCGACCTGGAGCACCGCTTCCCCGAACACGAGCCCAGCATCGGCGAGGAGGTGCTGCGCATCGAGGACTGGACCGTGCACAGCCCCACCCAGCACGGCCGGGTCGTGGTCTCCGGAGCGAACCTCAGCCTGCGCCGCGGCGAGATCGTGGGCCTGGCCGGGTTGATGGGCGCCGGCCGCACCGAGCTCGCCATGAGCGTCTTCGGCCGCAGCTACGGCATCGGCATCTCCGGCCGGATCTTCAAGGACGGCCGCGAGATCCGGCTGAGGACCGTCGGCGACGCGATCCGCCACGGCATCGCGTACGCCACGGAGGACCGCAAACGCTACGGCCTCAACCTGATCGAGGACATCAAGCGCAACGTGTCCGCCGCCGGGCTGAACAAGCTGGCCACCCGCGGCTGGATCCACGACAACGAGGAGTACCGCGTCGCCGACGGTTACCGGCTCGGCATGAACATCAAGGCCCCGAACGTCTCGGCGGTCACCGGCAAGCTCAGCGGCGGCAACCAGCAGAAGGTCGTGCTGTCGAAGTGGCTGTTCACCGACGCCGACGTGCTCATCCTCGACGAACCCACCCGCGGCATCGACGTGGGCGCCAAGTACGAGATCTACTCGATCATCAACCACATGGCCGACCAGGGCAAAGCCGTGCTGGTCATCTCCTCCGAACTGCCTGAGCTGATCGGTGTCTGCGACCGCATCTACGCGATGTCCGCCGGCCGGATCACCGGCCAGGTCACCCGCAAGCAGGCCACCCCCGAGCGGCTCATGCAGTTCATGACCAAGGTGAAGGAGCAGTAA
- the chvE gene encoding multiple monosaccharide ABC transporter substrate-binding protein — protein MKIARLAAAALGLIVATSLAACGSSTKTTDQEQAGGTQGALVGVTMPTKSSERWIHDGDNVRSQLEALGYKVDLQYAENDIPTQVNQIENQITKGAKLLIIASIDGTAITTQLQQAADKKIPVIAYDRLIRNSPNVDYYATFDNYKVGVQQATSLLVGLGLKKADGSEGTAKGPFNIELFAGSPDDNNATFFFNGAMDTLKPYLDKGTLVVKSKETEFKTVAILRWDPATAQRRMEDLLTKTYAKGDKVQGVLSPYDGLSIGILSALKTSGYGTANQPYPVVTGQDAEVASVKSIIAGEQYATIYKDTRELAKVTVKMADAVLKGGKPEVNNTKDYDNGNKVVPSFLLEPIVVYKDNYKATLIDTGYYTADQLK, from the coding sequence ATGAAGATCGCAAGACTGGCCGCCGCCGCGCTCGGCCTGATCGTGGCCACGAGCCTCGCCGCCTGCGGTTCGAGCACCAAGACCACTGACCAGGAGCAGGCCGGCGGCACGCAGGGCGCGCTGGTCGGCGTGACGATGCCGACCAAGTCCTCCGAGCGGTGGATCCACGACGGCGACAACGTCAGGTCCCAGCTGGAGGCGCTGGGCTACAAGGTCGACCTGCAGTACGCCGAGAACGACATCCCGACGCAGGTCAACCAGATCGAGAACCAGATCACCAAGGGCGCGAAGCTGCTGATCATCGCCTCGATCGACGGCACGGCGATCACCACCCAGCTGCAGCAGGCGGCCGACAAGAAGATCCCGGTCATCGCCTACGACCGCCTGATCCGCAACTCGCCCAACGTGGACTACTACGCCACGTTCGACAACTACAAGGTCGGCGTGCAGCAGGCGACCTCGCTGCTGGTGGGCCTCGGGCTGAAGAAGGCGGACGGCTCCGAGGGCACCGCCAAGGGCCCGTTCAACATCGAGCTGTTCGCCGGCTCGCCCGACGACAACAACGCGACCTTCTTCTTCAACGGCGCGATGGACACCCTCAAGCCGTACCTGGACAAGGGCACGCTGGTGGTCAAGAGCAAGGAGACCGAGTTCAAGACCGTCGCGATCCTGCGCTGGGACCCGGCGACCGCGCAGCGGCGCATGGAAGACCTGCTGACCAAGACCTACGCCAAGGGCGACAAGGTGCAGGGCGTGCTGTCGCCGTACGACGGCCTGTCCATCGGCATCCTCTCCGCGCTCAAGACCAGCGGCTACGGCACCGCCAACCAGCCCTACCCGGTGGTGACCGGGCAGGACGCCGAGGTCGCCTCCGTCAAGTCGATCATCGCGGGTGAGCAGTACGCCACGATCTACAAGGACACCCGGGAGCTGGCGAAGGTCACCGTGAAGATGGCCGACGCCGTGCTCAAGGGCGGCAAGCCGGAGGTCAACAACACCAAGGACTACGACAACGGCAACAAGGTCGTCCCGTCGTTCCTGCTCGAGCCGATCGTCGTCTACAAGGACAACTACAAGGCGACGCTGATCGACACCGGCTACTACACCGCGGACCAGCTGAAGTAG